The following are from one region of the Methyloversatilis discipulorum genome:
- a CDS encoding nitrogen fixation protein NifZ, with product MFELREPKFRWGQRVAATIDLFNDGSHPEVPLDALLVAEGAAGEVVQIGHHEEANIPIYMVEFADGPSGVDGAPRPCVIGVLEEEIAPV from the coding sequence GTGTTTGAATTGCGCGAACCGAAGTTCCGCTGGGGTCAGCGCGTCGCCGCGACGATAGACCTGTTCAACGATGGCTCCCATCCCGAGGTGCCGCTGGACGCACTGCTGGTGGCAGAGGGGGCGGCCGGCGAGGTGGTGCAGATCGGCCACCACGAAGAAGCCAACATTCCGATCTACATGGTCGAATTCGCCGACGGTCCGAGCGGCGTCGATGGCGCGCCGCGCCCCTGCGTGATCGGCGTGCTGGAAGAGGAGATCGCGCCGGTCTGA
- a CDS encoding nitrogen fixation protein NifZ produces the protein MGDISRDSDTVELTAPPVFKYGERVVSRYTIRNDGTYCGKDIGEVLAKKGDVGFVTSIGTFLQQYYIYAVEFLGTGHRVGMRGRELVSLDNLPPHVVEVLGERVHQLAAIKVGGDGV, from the coding sequence ATGGGTGACATCAGTCGCGACAGCGATACCGTCGAACTGACCGCGCCGCCGGTATTCAAGTACGGCGAGCGCGTGGTGAGCCGCTACACGATACGCAACGACGGCACCTATTGCGGCAAGGACATCGGCGAGGTGCTGGCGAAGAAGGGCGACGTCGGCTTCGTCACGTCGATCGGCACCTTCCTGCAGCAGTACTACATCTACGCCGTCGAATTCCTCGGCACCGGCCACCGGGTCGGCATGCGCGGGCGCGAACTGGTGTCGCTCGACAACCTGCCGCCGCACGTGGTCGAGGTGCTGGGCGAGCGCGTCCATCAACTGGCAGCCATCAAGGTGGGAGGCGACGGTGTTTGA
- a CDS encoding 4Fe4S-binding leucine-rich repeat protein: MMSTLPQASYDPSDDIPPLAWSGDDLDCSLCDAELLGARCERGRACVQDRYAKRIDRFFRWNPDLSNTFLHHPYFEVRAIACRRADVFRLQSLIDDEDETVRLSVAVRLPLAQVVKLRDDPHREVRIRVAMRLEGRELLAMAGDEDYYVRKLVAQRLPAALLPRMLDDSDPEVRLEAVRRLDMPALLRMCDDPEISIRKEVAQRLPTAQLYRMAHDPAWEVRWLVAGRAGRALALQMSAGDEEADVRAEACARLNELDREQGDRHG; this comes from the coding sequence ATGATGAGCACGCTGCCGCAGGCCTCGTACGATCCGTCGGACGATATTCCGCCGCTGGCCTGGAGCGGCGACGATCTCGACTGTTCGCTCTGCGACGCCGAACTGCTCGGTGCCCGCTGCGAGCGCGGGCGCGCCTGCGTGCAGGACCGCTACGCCAAGCGCATCGACCGCTTCTTCCGCTGGAATCCCGACCTCAGCAATACCTTCCTGCATCACCCCTATTTTGAAGTGCGCGCCATCGCCTGCCGCCGTGCCGACGTGTTCCGCCTGCAGTCGCTGATCGACGACGAGGACGAGACGGTGCGCCTGTCGGTGGCGGTGCGCCTGCCGCTGGCGCAGGTGGTGAAGCTGCGCGACGACCCGCATCGCGAAGTGCGCATCCGCGTCGCCATGCGGCTCGAAGGGCGAGAACTGCTCGCCATGGCCGGCGACGAGGACTACTACGTGCGCAAGCTGGTGGCGCAGCGCCTGCCGGCAGCGCTGCTGCCGCGCATGCTCGACGACAGCGATCCCGAGGTCAGGCTGGAGGCGGTGCGACGGCTGGACATGCCGGCGCTGCTGCGCATGTGCGACGACCCGGAGATATCGATACGCAAGGAGGTGGCGCAGCGGCTGCCGACGGCCCAGCTCTACCGCATGGCGCACGACCCCGCCTGGGAGGTGCGCTGGCTGGTGGCCGGCCGCGCCGGCCGTGCGCTTGCGCTGCAGATGTCGGCCGGCGACGAGGAAGCGGATGTGCGCGCCGAAGCGTGCGCGCGCCTGAACGAACTGGATCGGGAACAAGGAGATCGACATGGGTGA
- a CDS encoding DUF3024 domain-containing protein has translation MNVHALSPLRNAPAPVGSVVVAETELLRRRVLRALAARERYRYVHPALHDTDDGWIITSPCCSRNVDPEGGTIDIARIRHEDASWVLYACDHLLGGWVQHSRSNSLDRLLDLIVHDPHRVFWP, from the coding sequence ATGAACGTCCATGCCCTGAGCCCGCTCCGCAACGCGCCGGCGCCCGTCGGCAGCGTGGTCGTCGCCGAGACCGAACTGCTGCGCCGGCGCGTGCTGCGCGCGCTGGCGGCACGCGAGCGCTATCGCTACGTGCATCCGGCACTGCACGACACCGACGACGGCTGGATCATCACCAGCCCCTGTTGCTCGCGCAATGTCGACCCCGAGGGCGGAACGATAGATATCGCGCGCATCCGCCACGAGGACGCGAGCTGGGTGCTCTATGCCTGCGACCATCTGCTCGGTGGCTGGGTGCAGCACTCGCGCTCGAACAGCCTGGACCGCCTGCTCGACCTCATCGTGCACGACCCGCACCGGGTGTTCTGGCCATGA